The DNA region AACCACGTATTAAGAATTCAGAGTAATTTAAGTTTGGGTACATTTAGGTGTATATTAgctgattttttaaaacataatttgtAAGATCTAATTTGTTTTTTAGTGAGATACGTAAGGACACAAATCCCTTCTGTTAGTTCAGTGATGATTATTGCCTTATTGTTGAATTATCTCAGtgagtaaatattttattaaagacCCATTTTAATGGTGGATCACCTGAGCAGTGCTAATATACTGGcatttttgtgcttttcaagTTTCTTTAAACAGTGGCAAAATGGAAATATTTACTGACAGACAATATGTTGAGCCTTGGTCCATATTTAAGGTTATAGTAATGAAGTTGTAGATTTATAATCATGGTCAGTGTCAATCCAGACTAGAGTGTAAGGGTTAAGGAGTTTTGCTATTTCACTTGTGTGGTGCTATTGTGACAACAGTACCTCGAAAAAGTGAAATTTAAAAGTATACAGTACTTTCAGTTTCAGGCCCAGCACAACATGAACATATGTTTCATTCTCAATTAAACGCTCCCTTGCTGATAACCTGAGTTTTCCTGGAGCTTTTGCCTCCAAATGGACGGCTGAAGTAATGTGAACAACAAAAGGAGAACCGTCAATAAACTGATGCCACAAACATTAAAAGACATAACACACTTTGCTCAGCTTCACTCAGAGGAAGATGTCCTTGAACCTTCTGTGCTGACGTTGAAACCATGCAACATACAGTAAATCATCACTCCCCAGGACAGTCAAAAATGCCCAAACTGCATGGAGAACTATGGCTTGTGCTTGAATGAGAAACGACTATATGAGTAATTGAAATGAGGGACAGAAAAGTTAGTAAATAACTGATAAACATGATGAGGGACAAATTGGTGAGCTGCAGGCAGCCAGTCCAGACTCAGTGCGTTTTGGAGCTCCCGTTCATGTGGTTCTTCTTGCTAGTGTGGTGGTTGTTCTGGACCTTAGATACATCAGTGCTGTAGAGGCAGTCCAGGAAACCACACGATATCTCTGTCACCAGTGTCCTGTCAGGGATGGATTGTGCCATGCCATAGATTGCTCCCTAAAATACAGGTTTGAAGCTCCAGTCAGTAAACATGTGAAAACAGTTTACAACTAATCAGAGAAATGAAATGTGAACCATTCACGAAAAACAACCCCCAATCCAGATGgttgaacatattacttctgtGAGTCAATGCCCAGTAATTCTTAGGGCAAGTAATGGAGAACAGACTGAGACAGATTACAGTGTTCTCGAATGTTGAGGCAGCTGTAATTCATGTGATTCACCAGAGTGCTGCCTTAGCTTAATAACACTGAGTCACCCATAAAGATGTGAAACTTTATGACCAATATCTAACTACTAACTACTGAACTGGATTTGTTTCTTCTAAAATTGAGGGTATCAATAATGAGTTTCTGccctttcattttctttaacttctTATACACTTTTGGGAAAAGTTTACTATACGTTTTGGAAAGTTGatacattcagccacaaacatttgtgaggtcaggtactgataatGAAAGATGTCATGAAGATCGTACAAACTGTGTCAGCAATAGGCACAACTCAAAGTACCTGAAGTCACTCTTTAGAATGAGTATCTGTATACTTTTAGACATATGGTGAATATCGTCTCAAAAACAAAATTTATTCCAAACTTAATCAAGCTGTTTAAGTATTTAGCTTTTATTCTCACCTTCCCTGTGGTCTTCTCCTTGGGATTCTTCATGATAATGGCTACTTCTTCCTTCACATCTTTAATAAAATGCTGGGCCACACCTGGCATTGTGTGCAGCATAGTAACACAAATATGGATGCTACaagcaaagaaaacaaaggcaagcAGTGTTTACTGGTCTCAAGAATGACAGCACTCTTTCAGAAAGTTATCATGTGCTTCAAAAGTGTCTCCTAAACACATTAATACTGTTTACGAGAATGCGTGTTATTACTCAATTAAGTTGTGCACTCTCAGTGTAAATAAGGAATTGATTCAGTTGACACAACACCCATGCAAACGTGTTCTGAAGTAATTCACATGGGATCACCAAGGGTTGTGGTATCAAGAGTGTTTCATTCTTACCTTGATGGGAACTGAAGAGTGTTGAGGTTCCAGCCCTTTGCCGTAAGTGCATTGGACAAACGGAAGATATCAAAAACATTGGAGCCTATGGCTACCACTGATACTTCTGGAtttccaaacacaaacactccttCAATTTTACGGATTCTAAGAGGAAAACGCATCATTTTAAATATGGTACATCCTCAGACTCAGGTCATTTTTTACTCTAGACATCTTGATATTTTATCTTCCCATTATTCTAAATTCATTTTGCCACGCCATTAAAGATGGATCCACATTAAAGGAGATAAACAACTGCTGAAAATAATTTAGTTCTTATAGACAGAAATCTGTCATACCCAGCTGCAATGGTGCGAGCAGTCTGAACAACTTTTCTGGTGGCATCAACATAGCCATTCTCTCCCATGTGCATCATGGTGGCCCAGCAGGCTGCAATGATACCACCCGGACGAGAACCAGCCATTGAAGGAGATGCATAAATTCCTCCCTGCCAGTCAGGTGCCACAAAGTACTGGTAGTGCCGGTACTTCTTATCCCTGTAGAGCACCACCGAGGAGCCTTTAGGAGCATAGCCGTACTGCAAATATAACCACAAACAACATACTCTTTCAGTTACACCTGAACTTGTTTTTGGATTTTTGGGGGTCATATTTTTCAAACAACATGAGTTAAATAATAGGGTACAATCCATGTTAAATCCTCAAAATCAGAGCAGGAAGCATCTTCTCCCTTCTGTAATATTCAACCTCTCAccttgtgtgtgtctgctgaGATGCTCGTCACACTCTTGACCCTGAAGTCAAACGGTTCAAGTTTGAATCCAGCCTTTTCCATGAACACTATTAGGAACCCACCCAAGCAAGCATCCACATGGAAAGGGATGTTGTACCTTTCTGCCAACTAAAAACAAATCATCACTGCTAAATAAAACAGTATTCACACAGAAttcacaaaaacatttaaagtatTATATACTTCTAGTGAAGAGCATTTCTTCTTGTGAATATGAACCAAAGATTCTTACCTTCCCCACTTCCACAATGGGATCTATGATTCCATGAGGGAACTGAGGAGCAGAACACACTAGCATGGCTGTGTTCTTAGAGATGGCTCTCTTCATAGCCTAATTAGGAAGCAAATCGAACCATTATTTATCAGTGAGATCCTGCTGACCACACAAACTGTCTGTCCATTAGGTGCACTCTTACCTTCACATCAACCTTCATGGTTTTCTTATCCAGAGGAATATGAACAAGTTTCATTCCAAAATAATGTGCTGCTTTGTCAAATGCAGCATGGACACTTATAGGTGCAATtctttaaacaaaaaatgataaAGGCACAGACATTAGACGACATAAAATGGCTAATTATACACGTGCAGTTTTTCTAGATGGACTAGAACAGGACATACATTTCTGGATGTTTGATTCCCCTCACATAAGCCAGATCTCTGTATGCTTTACAGGCCATTAGAATGCTCTCAGTTCCTCCTGAGGTCACCTAGGCAAATACACAGGGAACACAGGTTACATTTTTACATGCTGAAGAATATTGAAAGATTTAATTTTATATGGTCACAGTCAAAATACAAACTGTCATCTCCAAAAGGTAACTTTACAGCAGAAGGACAAAAACTTAACTTGTTATTAAGaacttaaaatgttattaaaaattgTCATAAAATGTCAAGGGTGTTTGGTCAGGCGAGAGTGAAGCACTGGCATCTCTGAGAGAAGAAGTATATTCTATTTGGTAAGTGTCTAGTTCGGAGCAGACCTCTACTGAAATTTCAGCCGCTGTCCAATCATATTCAAGTCCAAACCCAATCTGCCAGGTCCACAAACAGAGCATTTTGCAGCCATGAAGTGAACAAGTGAACAGAGATAATGTTAGATTTTACCAGACTCAAAATGCCccattgcccttctaaaaatctccatgaccagagacggtgtaaaatgagaggaaatattggccttgaGTTTCAAGTTTCTAAAGCTAGCTCTATCTTCAGCTCTAAAGGTGGATCAGAGAATTCAAGAAACTGGCAAAAAATGGCAATAAGACTCAAACAGACACAAGGCAgaacaaaatgtttaaataggaaaattgtgaataagaaacAAAGATCTGCTTCCTAGAACGACATTCATGGTGGAAGGGGAAATCAAtgagtaacaccagccttgtctggttgtaatatttaatgtggatttagACAGTAGAGGCTTGTAAATGCATGGAAAATTATGAAcaattttctgtgtaaatatgttgattttaGTTCAAATCCAAAGTTCCTAAACTCATCACTTGCTTGTTTGTAtatgttcagttttcctcagaCTAGCGACCTTGGGAGGCatctggggaggagggggagaaggCAGACAGGTCTgtccactgtttaaaaactgtatGATAGTAGatattttaaatgcttggtgtcAGTACTACAGATAGCTTCTTCAATGGATTGGTTTCCCAGAGACGGATTAACCTTAGTCCTGGACTGTTTCCTCCTATCAACATGCTGTGTAGACCAGGACTAGGCTTATTCCCTGTCAGAGAAACCACACCAATGTCTTCATTTTGGATAACTTTTGTTGGCCCATTTGTAATGTAATTTTGACATACAAAAGGAAATAAGGCATATTACTTTTGCTCCAACAGCGACAATATTCTCAGTGGTACACACTGTGGTGAGTTGCACCTCACTTTAATAGCATTTACATAGTTACTGGTTTAAAATGGAAGAATGACTATAGTATGTTTTCTTTGAAACTGGAGGTTGGTATTCCCTAATGTCTATAATTCTATATTTGGTTAGTAATTTAAAAAAGACTGACTGTGCCACAGGATTCTGGCCCGCCATTGAAGAGAGCACAAGACATCCGCACCACCTCTGCTTCCATCTTTCTCACCCCGGGGAAGATATCTGGGTGGAGGGGATTACTCCAGGCAAATTCACCATATACCTACAATGGTTTACAAAAATTCATAATCAACATACTTTGACATCATCTGCATATTTAATCATAATTAACATTGTCAGCGATctcaaaagagaaaaataaattaaatatgtcTTGCAGTAGGGGTACCACTTCAGAATAAGATTACACATTTTATTACTAGTAACTGTTAATTAACTGTCTATTGATTATTATTACTTATGgtgttaatacattaatagcaattaataatcagttaaaaaaaaacagaaaaggtaACAGGGActtgttgtttgccaaatattGAAGCCACAttcatctacactgttaaacctcagatcttgccagaAACTGAACTTACTTTATCTTCTCCATCAGTTGCATTAAGACTGTTGGCTGTATCACctatttgttaataagtttagccatttaatgaattaactaCCAATAGAGTATCGCTTTATACATCAGTGATAATGTGGTTTACCTAAACATGTAAAGTGAATAAAATCATATTCTCAAGTCTGAGTTTATTCTTCTCCTTGttattttcagtaagttctctgTCACATTCAGTGTTAGAAATAGAGGCCACTTTCACACTTCCTTTttctgttacaaatgattattaatgacttttaaagtgTTCACATCGTAATAAATAagccatgtaataaacaggctTTAAAACCATGTATAAAAGacttataaatgtataaatgtgacTTTTTCAGTTTCTAACCACACAGGACAAAACGGGAAAACAAACTTTATTTTAGACTTGCAAAATATCTAATAAAAAACAGGACTGAAAATACCTTCACTAGGAGTTCTGTAAGTTTTTCATCCCCCCAGTAGACAGCCCCTGACACTTTGCCTTTGACCCACTGCACTTCATCTGAAACAGAAAGAACAATGTTGGAAAAGGGTTATGTTGACATGAAATATTGGCCAAAAATGTATTGTGTAGATCGTGTAACACATAAGATCTATAGATATTTTAACATAATATAAACTGATAATCACCAGGAAAACTAATTTCAAAGTATATTTAGTGAAAAAGGCTATTTAAAAAAGAGGCTTCATTGTACTAATTGAAGAGTGCTATAACATAACTGcgataatattttatttttggcatACAGTCCAAGATGAGCAGCTTGAAGTGACTCACTGAGTGTCTGGTACTGTCTGATGCTGTCTAGGACTTGTTTCTGGGAGAGGCCCTGAGCTGGCAGGAGCTGAGTGTAGCTCATTCCCTCTTTCAGGGTGCATAGGCTCTTTGACATGTCATCCAGAGCTTTGTTCAGCTTTTTCTGGATCTACAAAGGAAAGAAATGGGCAATCAGTCTTAAAACACACTGACAGACTTTTAGGAGTTTCACCGCTCACACCTCTCTTAAGGCGGCTGATCTAACTTCATCAGTTTCAGAGACAATTATGTACTGTAACTAATCCTGgtgaattcattaattattttctcaaATCAATTAATTGAGAGTGGAGGCATTTACACTCTTATTAGTGTATGAATATGTATACCATGTTATATGAAATCTGGAAAGACTGTATTCAAGTAATACAATCAATAGAAGCAAAACTCCATTCCAGAAACAGATAAACTGTGCTCTCTTGAAGCTGATGACCCAAAGTAATCCCTGGCATTATCACACTGTCATGATCCAAACTGTGTCAAAGGGTTTCACTGCTCTAGCATCATGAGAAGTGAGTCATAGCCATTTGCCCAGCAACAAAGAAAACCCTGAAGCAAGTTTTAGGGAAGCGGTAGGAGAGAAAACCACAAGACACTTACTGATGCACCAATAAATGGGATTTTCCTGATGAGTCGAAAGCACTGCTTCTTGATTCGTGACTTCAGACCTGCAGATCAAGAGACTAATATCAGACTGTGGTACAAATGTGACACGTTTTGACGTCA from Hoplias malabaricus isolate fHopMal1 chromosome 8, fHopMal1.hap1, whole genome shotgun sequence includes:
- the sgpl1 gene encoding sphingosine-1-phosphate lyase 1; the encoded protein is MDYWSALDMYKEMLLLYWDEAKRYINSQCAGLEAWQIIAATVLLTLVAVRAKGFLFQQESLKSRIKKQCFRLIRKIPFIGASIQKKLNKALDDMSKSLCTLKEGMSYTQLLPAQGLSQKQVLDSIRQYQTLNEVQWVKGKVSGAVYWGDEKLTELLVKVYGEFAWSNPLHPDIFPGVRKMEAEVVRMSCALFNGGPESCGTVTSGGTESILMACKAYRDLAYVRGIKHPEIIAPISVHAAFDKAAHYFGMKLVHIPLDKKTMKVDVKAMKRAISKNTAMLVCSAPQFPHGIIDPIVEVGKLAERYNIPFHVDACLGGFLIVFMEKAGFKLEPFDFRVKSVTSISADTHKYGYAPKGSSVVLYRDKKYRHYQYFVAPDWQGGIYASPSMAGSRPGGIIAACWATMMHMGENGYVDATRKVVQTARTIAAGIRKIEGVFVFGNPEVSVVAIGSNVFDIFRLSNALTAKGWNLNTLQFPSSIHICVTMLHTMPGVAQHFIKDVKEEVAIIMKNPKEKTTGKGAIYGMAQSIPDRTLVTEISCGFLDCLYSTDVSKVQNNHHTSKKNHMNGSSKTH